The following coding sequences are from one Paenibacillus sp. FSL R5-0912 window:
- the tsaB gene encoding tRNA (adenosine(37)-N6)-threonylcarbamoyltransferase complex dimerization subunit type 1 TsaB, protein MTNLNNEPRKRFLALDTSTAVLGVAVTGNGELLHEMNASGERNHSVHLLPIIEQVLQASATAADMIGGIAVGVGPGSYTGTRIAVTAAKTLAWAWNVPVTGVSSLHALAWGGYHAAALQQESGQADVTSANGTTGPDWIIPLIDARRGQAYTALFAADGDNPPQRLAPDAIRLMRDWVRELGERLKDAAAEGMLPGTLWFTGDTALHGSAESLAPLAGAGIVQAMPYELEGRWTGFLAEAGSYKECADIHVLIPNYTQLTEAEANLRRNSEGSLNQG, encoded by the coding sequence ATGACGAATCTGAATAATGAGCCGCGTAAGCGGTTTTTGGCGCTGGATACATCAACGGCTGTGCTGGGGGTGGCAGTGACCGGGAACGGGGAGCTGCTGCATGAGATGAATGCTTCCGGGGAACGGAATCACTCGGTACATCTGCTGCCGATCATTGAGCAGGTGCTGCAGGCCTCGGCTACGGCTGCAGACATGATCGGCGGTATTGCAGTCGGTGTCGGTCCGGGATCGTATACCGGGACAAGGATTGCTGTAACTGCAGCCAAAACGCTGGCCTGGGCCTGGAACGTGCCGGTCACCGGGGTATCCAGCCTGCATGCGCTGGCGTGGGGCGGTTATCATGCCGCGGCTCTTCAGCAGGAATCCGGACAGGCTGATGTGACGTCCGCGAACGGGACAACGGGTCCGGACTGGATCATCCCGCTGATCGACGCGCGCCGTGGACAAGCCTACACTGCGCTTTTTGCAGCGGACGGGGACAACCCTCCGCAGCGGCTGGCGCCGGATGCCATCCGTCTGATGAGAGACTGGGTACGGGAGCTAGGAGAACGGCTGAAGGATGCTGCAGCGGAAGGCATGCTGCCGGGCACACTATGGTTCACCGGGGACACCGCACTGCATGGAAGTGCAGAATCGCTGGCCCCGCTAGCCGGAGCAGGTATTGTTCAGGCAATGCCTTACGAGCTTGAAGGCCGCTGGACCGGATTCTTAGCCGAAGCGGGTAGCTATAAGGAATGCGCAGATATTCACGTATTGATTCCCAACTATACGCAGCTTACCGAAGCAGAGGCTAATCTCCGCCGGAACAGTGAAGGGAGCCTGAACCAAGGATGA
- the rimI gene encoding ribosomal protein S18-alanine N-acetyltransferase, with protein MTEPVPGRDQGTELVFRLMRLEDIPEILVIEREAFTMPWTEEAFRNELSHNHFAKYMVMELAGHIIGYAGMWAIVDEAHVTNIALLEAYRGRKWGDRLLDELMKTAAYLGMKSITLEVRVSNEVAQNLYRKKGFRPAGTRKGYYSDNREDALIMWADLPEYGEQGLTEGGVDLK; from the coding sequence ATGACGGAACCGGTACCAGGAAGAGATCAGGGGACTGAGCTTGTTTTTCGCCTGATGCGGCTTGAGGATATCCCTGAGATTCTTGTGATTGAACGCGAAGCCTTCACGATGCCATGGACGGAGGAAGCGTTCCGCAACGAGCTGAGCCATAATCATTTTGCTAAGTATATGGTAATGGAGCTGGCCGGGCATATCATCGGCTACGCCGGGATGTGGGCGATTGTCGATGAGGCGCATGTGACGAATATTGCGCTGCTGGAGGCCTACCGGGGACGTAAATGGGGAGACCGGCTGCTGGACGAGCTGATGAAGACGGCGGCGTATCTCGGGATGAAATCCATAACCCTTGAAGTGCGGGTCTCGAACGAGGTGGCCCAGAATTTATATCGCAAAAAAGGCTTCCGTCCTGCCGGCACCCGCAAGGGCTACTATTCGGACAACCGCGAGGATGCGCTCATCATGTGGGCGGATCTGCCGGAGTATGGGGAGCAAGGTTTGACGGAAGGAGGCGTGGACTTGAAATGA